From the genome of Thermogutta terrifontis, one region includes:
- the lexA gene encoding transcriptional repressor LexA has translation MNPTGSTQHTLTQRQREILNFIKTSIERRGYAPTVREIAAEFNIRSPNGVRGHLRALEAKGFIVRDPHRSRAIRVAELGRLGAQTGKRSQRSGLPLVGRIAAGLLHEAIENAETFDFESLFNNKNGDLFVLRVQGDSMIEAQIADGDYVIVRRQDVAEPGSIVVALTDENEATLKYWYPTKRGAKLVPANKNMSPIIVRNARVLGVVIGVVRKLG, from the coding sequence ATGAATCCAACAGGGTCAACTCAACACACATTAACACAAAGGCAACGCGAGATTCTCAACTTTATTAAGACCAGCATTGAACGACGCGGATATGCTCCGACAGTCCGGGAAATCGCCGCCGAGTTCAATATCCGCTCGCCCAACGGGGTGCGTGGGCATCTTCGCGCCTTGGAGGCGAAAGGATTTATCGTGCGGGATCCGCACCGGTCACGTGCCATTCGCGTGGCGGAACTTGGACGATTGGGGGCTCAAACTGGGAAGCGTTCCCAGCGTTCGGGCCTGCCTCTGGTAGGGCGGATTGCTGCCGGTCTTCTTCATGAGGCGATTGAAAACGCTGAAACGTTTGACTTTGAGAGCCTTTTTAACAATAAGAACGGCGATCTGTTCGTGCTCCGTGTTCAGGGAGATTCAATGATTGAAGCGCAGATTGCGGACGGAGATTATGTCATTGTGCGCCGCCAAGATGTCGCCGAACCAGGAAGCATTGTTGTTGCCCTGACGGACGAGAATGAAGCCACCCTGAAATACTGGTATCCCACCAAGCGTGGGGCAAAGCTGGTCCCGGCCAACAAGAACATGTCGCCGATCATTGTAAGAAATGCTCGGGTATTGGGGGTCGTCATCGGGGTGGTTCGCAAACTCGGTTGA
- a CDS encoding RHS repeat-associated core domain-containing protein: MTDHLNTVRDIAKYDLGSDMTTVVNHLVYDAFGKVTSESNPAIDSLFLFTGRPFDSDTQLQNDLNRWYDASVGRWLSEDPIGFNGGDGNLSRYVKNRIVQRVDPYGLQDLSAGPVIRARAEIVNWNWFWWDTVEVQLKLIAYATCDEHGNASYSGGTTWVAQNAWDYAWPGVIVANTIRLPSGRQGVEVTWYDGRALENDGPSWEIATTVSGVLATILTVSAPQGGQFVGTGVVFAGQVIGGVGELFFDVEGFWMFKWKWLVWCECVSLGTSTVWLPRAQASKPIEWLSTNSWTYNYYTRYITEH, translated from the coding sequence TTGACGGACCACTTGAACACGGTCCGGGATATCGCGAAGTATGATCTGGGCAGCGACATGACGACCGTGGTCAATCATCTCGTCTACGACGCCTTTGGCAAGGTGACGTCGGAGAGTAATCCGGCGATTGATAGTCTCTTTTTATTCACGGGTAGACCATTCGATAGTGATACTCAACTGCAGAACGACCTCAACCGCTGGTACGATGCTTCGGTTGGCCGCTGGCTGAGCGAGGACCCGATTGGGTTTAACGGCGGTGATGGGAATTTGTCACGCTACGTGAAAAACCGGATAGTACAGCGTGTCGATCCCTACGGGTTGCAGGATTTGTCGGCTGGGCCCGTGATCAGGGCCCGCGCGGAAATTGTTAATTGGAACTGGTTCTGGTGGGACACGGTAGAGGTCCAGCTCAAGCTCATTGCATATGCAACCTGCGACGAACATGGAAATGCAAGTTATTCGGGAGGTACGACCTGGGTAGCTCAGAACGCTTGGGACTACGCTTGGCCTGGCGTTATAGTGGCCAATACAATTCGCTTGCCCAGTGGACGCCAGGGGGTGGAGGTGACCTGGTACGACGGACGCGCTCTCGAAAACGACGGGCCATCCTGGGAAATTGCGACAACTGTGAGTGGTGTATTGGCGACGATTTTGACCGTATCGGCGCCGCAAGGCGGGCAGTTCGTGGGGACAGGTGTGGTTTTCGCGGGGCAAGTTATCGGTGGGGTCGGGGAACTCTTCTTCGACGTAGAGGGTTTTTGGATGTTCAAGTGGAAATGGTTAGTCTGGTGCGAATGCGTGTCGCTGGGAACATCCACCGTGTGGCTGCCGCGAGCGCAGGCCTCGAAACCCATAGAGTGGCTTTCAACTAATAGCTGGACATATAACTACTATACCAGATATATCACCGAGCATTAA